A single Acidobacteriota bacterium DNA region contains:
- a CDS encoding adenosine deaminase: AESVRGAIIALGAKRIGHGVRCLEDPEVVSMLVDRGIPIDVSLTSNRLLGVVESDASHPLLDLIAAGLMVTLNTDDPGLFRTTLTDELALAVSVHGLTGADLAEHMKVAARNSCLPLDRRRSLVAEINAYTE; the protein is encoded by the coding sequence GCGCCGAAAGCGTGCGTGGTGCGATCATCGCACTTGGCGCAAAGCGAATCGGCCACGGCGTGCGCTGCCTGGAGGACCCGGAGGTGGTTTCGATGCTGGTCGACCGCGGGATTCCGATCGACGTATCGCTGACATCGAACCGACTTCTCGGTGTGGTCGAGTCGGATGCGAGCCATCCTCTACTTGACTTGATCGCCGCGGGTCTGATGGTGACTCTCAACACGGATGACCCAGGACTTTTCCGCACCACCCTGACCGACGAGTTGGCCCTGGCCGTCTCGGTGCACGGGCTGACTGGGGCGGACCTCGCCGAGCATATGAAAGTCGCCGCTCGCAATAGTTGTCTTCCCCTGGATCGACGCAGGTCGTTGGTCGCCGAGATCAACGCCTACACCGAGTAG